In Petrotoga sp. 9PW.55.5.1, the genomic stretch TTAAGCTGGGAAGAAAAACCCACTATCAAATTTTATTTAAATACTGGAATATACGGTATAAAAAAAGAAACCGTAAAGTTTGTGAAACAAGAAAAAGAAAAGAATATAGAACTATCCATGCCAGATTTATGGGATTTTTTAATAAAAAAAGGGAAAAAAATAGGAATTTACGAACATAATGGTAAATGGTTTGATATAGGTAAAATAGACGAATATCTAAAAGTTAATGAAGAATATTCAGGGACATAGAAGCCGACTATCTCGGGGATAAATAAGGGAGCAAAAAAATGATGAAAATCCTAATTATATTATTTTTAATAATATTGCCTTTTTCACTCTTTGCAAAAATAGAAGAATACACAGATGTCAATTTATATTTTAAAACTGACTTTGATGCCAACGAAATAAATTTAAATTTGACTTTTGACGATCAGCAATATTTTTTGATTAATTTAGACGCATCATTGAATAACGATGAAAAATATAGATATGAACCATGGCAAGATGTGACAATGTTTGGCTATTACTATTTACTAAAAGAGGGATATATAGGAGTAAATTTAAACGAGAAAGCCGCTTTAACAGTAGGACAAATAATTCCAAAAGATGAAATTGATTCAAAATATGCGCTTTTCTTCAATAATCAAACAGAAATTGGAAAATACACGGTGAGTTTTGATTATGAAGGAGAAAGTTTTTTCTATAAATCCAATTGGATGTTACTTAACAAAGATTCTGCCTTAGATTATCCAGACAGAGGCTTGAATTACAAAACCTATGGTATAACTTTAGGTAATTTTAAAATTGGATTACAAGATACTATTATATACAGAAATAGAGTCTTTGACCCCTATTACTTTTTAAATCCTTTTCCATCAACAATGATTCAAGAAATTAGATACACATATTCCGCCCCATGGGTTCAAAAAGCAGAAAATGTTGATGATAACGCAATGATAGGAATGTTTACGCAATACAACAATGAAAAATCAAGTTATTATTTGCAACTCTTTATTGATGACCTGAATTTAAATAGAATTTTTAATCCAGAATCTTATCAAAATCCAGACAAAATAGCATGGTCTTTGAGAACTAAGCAGGCAACAAAATATGGCATTTTCGGATTTTATCATGCTGGAGCAACAAAATACACAAGTCAGCGTACAGGAACAGATAAACAAACTGAGTATACTTATTATCCTTCTTCGGAGTATTATTATCCAAAAGGGAATTCCGAAACAAAAATATTAGATTACAAAGAAAATTATATAGGTTACATATACGGAGAAAATACAGTTTCTTTTTTAGTAGATTATTTAAATCAATCTGATAAGATGGACAATTACATATCCTTAGAATATGCTATATCAGGAGAAAAATCTCCACATGTATCTTGGAACGGATATAAGACATATGAACCTGGAACACACCTTTTGAACGACGACATTTTAGAACATTTCATTGAACTAAATTGGGAAATGACTCTAAAATTAACCGATAATTTAAAATTAACTCCGAATATAACAATAAACCATTACACAAACAAAATTGAACTTGTAGAAGAAGAAAGAGACGAAGAAGCAAAAATATGGCAACCAGTAGAAGATAACAATGAAACAAACTTTCAAATAGGTATAAAATTTGAAGTAGATCTTTTTTAAGTATTGGAGGTTTGAATCAATGAAAATACTAGTAACAGGTTCAGAAGGCTTTATCGGCTCACATTTAACAGAGCTCTTAGTTGAAAAAGGTTTTGAGGTTAAAGCCTTTGTAAGGTATAATTTTAAAAATGATTGGGGATGGCTTGAAAATTCGAAATACAAAAAGGATATAGAGATATACACAGGCGACGTGAGAGACTACGATTCTGTATACGATGCAATGAAAGATGTAGACGTAGTATTTCATTTAGCAGCATTGATAGGAATACCTTATTCGTATATATCACCTCTTGCCTACATAAAAACAAATACAGAAGGAACATATAATATATTAGAATCTGGAAGAAAATTAAACTTAAAACGTATAATAATAACTTCAACAAGTGAAATATATGGAACTGCTCAATATGTTCCGATTGATGAAGAACATCCCTACAATCCACAGTCTCCATACGCAGCAAGTAAAGCAGCAGCAGACCATTTAGCCTTATCATACTATAGATCTTTTGGAATTCCCGTTACTATTATAAGGCCTTTTAACACTTATGGGCCACGTCAATCAGCAAGAGCAGTTATACCAACAATAATAAGCCAAATCTTAGCAGGCAAGAAACAAATAAAACTCGGAAATCTATCTCCAACACGAGATTTAAACTATGTAAAAGACATAGCTAATGGATTCATAACCGTAGGCTTACACGAAAATACAATAGGCGATGTTTACAATCTTGGTTCTGGACAAGAGATATCTATTGGAGATTTAGCCCAAAAGATAATCGAATTAACTGGAAAAGAAGTAGAAATAATCGGAGACACTCAACGAATTAGACCAGAAAAATCAGAAGTAGAAAGATTACTATCAAATGCAGAAAAAGCAAAAAAAGTAACTGGTTGGGAACCAAAACACACGTTAGAGGAAGGTTTAAAAGAAACAATTGATTGGATAAAAGATAATTTACATTACTATAAACCTGAAATATATAATGTTTGATCAAAATAGATGAAAAATTTATAATTTGGGGGAGTAAATCAACATTAAAAAACACAAAAAACTCTTTTTAACTCTTTTTATAATTATAGGTTTAATTATAATATACATTTTTAGTATCGGTCATTATATAGTATATGAAGACGGATTAGAAAAAGCAGACGCTATTATAATCTTTCTCGGTAGTAACATATCTCGAATATTGCAAGCATATGACTTATACGAAGCTAATTATTCAAATGAAATCATCTTTACTGAAAATTATATTCCTGGAGAAGAATACTTAGACGATAATCTAAATTACATAACAGGCGCTCAAGCTGCAAAGCTATTATTATTAGATTTAGGAGTAAAAGAAGAAGACATAACCTTCTTAAAAGACAAATCTGCGAATACTTTTGACGAAGTAGTTAATATTACAAATTATATTGAAAATAAAGATTATAAAAAAGTTATTTTAGTTACGTCGCCCTATCATTCCAGAAGGACAAGTTTAATGTTTAATAAATCAATAAAAAAGAACAATTTAAAAATTGAAACAATATCTTTCCCAACAAAATACGAAGAGTTTGACAAAACAAAGTGGTATAAAAACAGAGAAAATTTTAATGACGTAATATCAGAAACTCTTAAACTAATCAACTTTTTTATAAATGAGCAGTTTAAGTTGTAAAATTTTTAAAAGAAGGTGTGATTATTACCAAACCTATTTTACTCGATGCACCAAACTTAGGCGAATTAGAAAAAAAATATTTAATCGAATGTATCGATTCGACCTTTGTTTCCTCAGTTGGAAAAAATATAGATATATTCGAAAATAAATTCGCCCAATATCTAAAAGCAAAAAGAGCAGTATCAACTCAAAGTGGAACAGCAGCGATACATCTTGCATTATATGAACTAGGAATAGGGCCTGGTGATGAAGTAATAGTTCCTGTTATAACATTTATAGCAACTGTGAATCCAATCAAGTATGTAGGAGCTACCCCTGTTTTTGCTGATGTTGATCCTGAAACATGGAACATAGACCCAAAAGAAATAGAAAATCACATAACAGAAAGAACAAAAGCAATAATACCTGTTCATTTGTATGGCAACCCTTGCGATATGGATAAAATAATGGAAATATCCAAAAAATACAATATCCCAGTTATTGAAGATGCTACCGAAAGTTTGGGAGCAACGTACAAGGGCCAATTCACAGGTACTTTTGGAGAATTAAATGCATTTAGTTTCAATGGCAATAAGATTATGACCACTGGTGGTGGAGGTATGATAGTAACTAACGATGAAAATAAAGCGGATCATCTTAAATTTTTAGTAAACCAAGCCAGAGATTCAAGCAAAGGATATTACCATCCTGAAATAGGTTTCAATTACAGGATGACCAATTTAGAAGCTAGTTTGGGATTAGCCCAATTTGAAAGACTCCCAGAGTTTCTAAGTAAAAAAAGAAAATTTGCCGAAATATACAAAGAAGGATTTAAAAACAACGATAAAATTATATTTCAAAAATCCTATGCAGGAGCAGAAAGTTCTTATTGGCTAACCTCAATAAAAATTGAATCAAATAAATCAATACCTGAAATACAAGAAGAATTAAAAGAAAAAGGTATTCCAACAAGGAGAGTATTTATGCCTATTGTAGAATTTCCACCATACAAAGAGTACAAAAAAGAAGAATACAAAAATGCATATGAAATCTATGAAAAAGGTTTAAATTTACCTGGTTCAACTGTGAATAATTATGAACAGGTGGAATATATATAGCAAAAACTATAAATAGGTGATAATATGAAAAAAATTTTGTTCACATCACCTGGAAGAAGAGTAGAATTAATAAATTTTTTTAAAATTCAAAATAATTTTTTATTATATGGGGCTGATTATATAAATACTTCTCCTGCATCTTTTTATTTGGAAAAAGTATTCGAGTTACCTTTTAAAATTGATAAAAAATATATTGAAAAAATATTAAATATATGTGAGGAAAATAATATTGATTTGGTAATACCATTAATAGATCCGGAGATTCCTTTATTATCTAATTATGAAAAAGAGTTTTCAAAAATACAAACTAAATTATTAATTCCTAATAAAGATATATGCCAAAAATCATTTAATAAATTAGAAATGTCTAAAGAAATCAGAAAAATTAAAGTTAAACAACCTAAAACTATTTCTATGAATGATATTGAAAAACTAGAAAATATTAATACTGAAAATATTATTATTAAGCCAAAAACAGGTTCATCTTCTAAAAATGTTTTTAAATTAAAAAAAGATGTAGTTAAGGATTTTATAAAATTAATGGATTTTTGCCTTGATGATTTCATTATTCAAGAACATATTAATTATGAATTCGAAGTAACTGTTGATGTTTTTTCTGATTTTGAAGGTAATATTGTTGAAATGTGTCAAAGAAAAAGGTTAAAAACAAGAGGCGGAGAGGTTGAAAGAGCTGTTACTATGAAAGATAAAAAATTAGCAAAAATAGTTGAAAAAATTAGCAAAGAATTGAAAATAAATAGTATTTTTAATATACAATTTCTTTATTCAAATAATAATTATTACTTTTTGGAAATAAACCCTAGATTTGGAGGGGGTTATCCTTTGTCTCATAAATCTGGAGCGAATTTTATTGAAAACATAAATAATTTTATTGAGAATAAACCATATAATTATTATAAATCTAGCAGATATATTGATAATTATTATATGCTCAGATATGATAATGCAATATATACTAAGGAGCTTAAAAAATTATGTTGAAAATGGTTGGTTTTGATTTAGACGATACTCTGTATTATCATTGGTCATTTGAAAAACAGATTTTTTATAAAATATCAATAGTTGTAGAGAAGAAATATGGAATAAATAGAGAAAAATACTTTGAGAACTTAAAATCACTTTTTTTTCAAAAAAATAAATATAGAACTTTTGATTATGCTTTAAAGAACTTAGTTCATGAAATTCCTGAAGATTGGGATAATTTTGTAAAAGATATGATATTGCCAATTTATAGAAATTTTAAACCAAAAGATAAACTAGAAAAAATCGAAGAAAATTTTAAAATAATGTTAGATTATTACACAAAAAAAATACCTTTATTTTTAGTTACTAATGGTAATGTTAATGTTCAAAAAAATAAAATTGATAAACTAGAGATTGCCTCTTATTTTGATGAGATTTTAATTTCAGATTTTTTTGGTAAAGAATATAGAAAACCAAACACATATATGTTTTCATATATTTTGGAGAAATATAATTTAAATCCTAATGAAGTTATATATTATGGAGACGATGAAAAAATTGATAGTTGTAGTGAAATACTGGGAATTAAATTTATTAATATTAGTAAAGATATTAGTAAAGATAGGAGAAAATTTTAATGGATATTTTTTTAAGTTTTTTGTTTTTTATAAGCTTTTTTATAATTTTTTGGGCAATGATAGGTTACCCATTCTCGTTAAAAATCTTGAAAAAATTATATATCTATAAAAAAATAGCAAAAATTATAATAATAAACCAGAAGTCACAGTAATGGTTGTTGTACATAATGAAGAAAAAGTCATAAAAACAAATTAGAAAATCTTTTAAATTTAGAATATCCAAAAGATGAATCAGAGATATTAGTTTCATTAGATAATAGCTGTGATAAAACAAATTCTATTGTAAAAGAAATATTAGGAATCAAAATAGAATATACAGATGACCAATTAGAAGATTTATACAAAAAAGGTTATAAAAACGCTTTCGTTTCAATAGGAAAAGTAGAAATAAACGAACACAGAAAAAAATTATTTAATAAAATAAAAAATATGGGGTTTAATACACCAGTTATAATTTCTAAATCAGCTAATGTTTCACGATATTCTGAAATTGGAGAAGGGACCTTAATTGTAAAAAATATTGTAATTAATCCAGGAACCCAGATTGGGAAAAACTGTATCATTAACACTGGATCTATTATTGAACATGATTGTATTATAGAAGACAATGTTCACATAGGACCAGGAGCAATATTAAGTGGTGGAACACACATAGGTAAGAATTCCTTTATCGGAACTGGTGCTATAATAATTCAAAACATAAATATATCGCAAGATACCTTAATTGGAGCTGGCGGTGTAGTTGTAAAGGATATCAACAAACCAGGAGTATATGTAGGAAATCCAGCAAAAGGAATAAAATAAGGTGGCAAAGGATAGAAAACAAATGGCTAAAATCTTAATTTTAACTAATACAATCGAAGGTTTATATAATTTTAGATATGAACTCTTAGAAAGATTAATCAATGAAGAATTTGAAATTTATTTTTCTATACCTGAAAGTAAAAATGATACAAAAGTAAAAAAATTAATCGAGCTTGGATGTAATTACATAGAAACAAATTTAGATAGGCGAAGTATAAATCCTTTTAAAGATTTGAATTTAGTTAAACAATATGAAAAAATAGTAAAAAAAATAAGACCGAATATAATTACTAGTTATACAATAAAGCCTAATATTTATGGATCTTATGTTGCAAAAAAATATAAAATCCCTATTATTATTAACGTAACAGGGTTAGGTTCTGGATTTAATAATAACAATACAAAATGGTTAGTTGAAAGAATGTATAAATACGCCTGTAAAAATGCTTACACTATATTTTTCCAAAATGAATCCAATTACAATTATTTTATTGAGAATAAAATAACAAAAAAAGATAAATCAAAAATAATTCCTGGTTCTGGTGTTAATTTAGAAAAATTTAAGCCAATGGAAAAAACCAAAGAAGATGGAATTGTTAGATTTCTTTTTATGGGCAGAATAATGAAAGAAAAAGGAATAGAAGAGTACTTAAAAGCCGCCGAATATATAGCTGATAAATATTCAAACGTGGAATTTCAAATTTTAGGCCGTTTCGAAGAAGAAAAATACAAAGAAATTATTTTAAATAACAATAACTCAAAAATAAAATACTTAGGGGTCTCATATGATGTTAGAAACGAAATAAAAGAGATAGACTGCATAATAAATCCCACATATCATGAAGGAATGTCTAATGTTTTATTGGAAGGAGCAGCAATGGCAAAGCCACTACTATCTTCCAACATTCCTGGTTGTAGAGAGATTGTAGATAACGGAGTTAATGGATACCTATTTGAACCCAAAATGGAAACAAGTCTAATTAAAACAATCGAAAAATTTTTATCTCAAAATGAGTCAGACAGAATTAAAATGGGTATTGCTAGTAGACAAAAAGTAGAAAGAAGTTTTGACAGAAATTTAGTTATAGATATTTATTTGGAAGAAATAGCTAAGATCTTAAAATCTAAAAAAGAGAGGATATTCCCAAACGTCTAATCAAAACTTTTAAGGAGCAGGTGAAAAACATGTCGAATGTTTTAATAACAGGTGGAGCAGGTTTCATTGGATACCATTTTTCTAAAAAACTTTCTAATAATAATTTTTCGACGATTATTTTAGACAATTTAGACGATTATTACGACATTCATTATAAATTGAATAGGTTATCTTTTTTAGGGATAGATACTTCAAAAATAGAGTATGGCAATGAAATTATTAGTAAAACTTATCCCAAATTAAAATTCATAAAAGGGGATGTAAATGACCAAGAATTGATAGAGGATATCTTTTCAAAAAATGAAATTGAATACGTTGTTCATATGGCAGCTAGATCAGGTGCAAGGGGATCATTTTCTAATCCTCACGAATACATAAAAGACAATATTGAGGGAACTGCTAATATACTTCGTGTATGTGGCAAACACAACATTAAGCACTTTGTATTCACATCATCGAGTTCAGTTTATGGAAGCAAAAATGATGAAAATATTGAATCAGCAAAATTAAAACCTATCTCATTATATGGAGCTTCTAAACTTTCAGCAGAAATTATCTCTGAAACTTATTCAAAATCAAAGGATTTACCAGTTACTGTATGTAGATTATTTTCTGTTTATGGCCCTTTAGGTAGACCGGATGGATTTATATTCAAAAGTATAGAAAGTATAAAGAATGATATATCTATTGAGTTATTTAATAGTGGGGAAATGTGGCGTGATTTTATTTATGTAAATGATGTAATTGAGATTCTTTTTAGGATTTTACTTTCAAAGCCTGAAAATAACTTTAAAGTGTACGATATTGGAACTGGGGTAGCTACCAAAATTACAGATATAATCCAAATTTTAGAGAAAATTTTAGGAAAGAAAGCAAAAATAAGAAATGTTAGTGGTGACAAATCTGAAAATACAATAACTAAAGCGCATAAAGAGTTAATGTTTAAAGAATTAGATATACAAAAAATAACTGACATAGAAAGAAACTTAAGGGACTTTTTGAAAGAGGAGAATTTGTAATTTATAAGTTTCAAGTTTGAAGATAATATAACTCATCAAATTTGTTTTGGAGGTTTAACATTGATAGAAAATTACAAACCACTTGATAAAAATAAAAGATATCTAATAACTGGGGTAGCTGGGTTCATAGGATTTCATTTAGCAAAAAGATTACTCGATGAAGATTGTTTTGTAATTGGATTAGATAACTTAAATCATTATTATGATGTAAACTTAAAAAAAGATAGGTTAAACATCATCAAACAATACAACAAATTCAAATTCTACTATGCCGATTTACAAGATAAACAAACCTTAGAAAAGATATTCAAAGAAAATAAAATAGAAAAATTTATAATTTTACCAGAAGAAGAAAAGCAAAAAATATCAAAAAATTCAAGAAAGAAAGTTTAAAAAGAATTTGATAGAAATATAATAATAGAAGAATATCTAAAAAAATAAAAAAACTAATTTAGAAAGAGGATAATCAATGAACTTATATGAAAAAATAAAAAATAAAGAAGAAAAAATCTCTGTAATAGGACTTGGATATGTTGGTATCCCTCTAGCCATATCTTTTGCAAAAGTTGCAGATGTTGTTGGATTTGATATTTCTGAATCAAAAGTAAAAAAATATTTAGAAGGAATAGATGTCACAAAAGAAGTAGGAAACGAGGCAATAAAAAATACAACAGCAAAATTTACATCAAAGGAAAAAGAAATTCAAAAATGTAAATTCCATGTTGTTGCAGTACCAACTCCTATAAATAAAGATAAAACTCCTGATTTAAAACCATTAGTGGAAGCCAGTAAAACTGTTGGAAAAAATCTAACAAAAGGATCTATAGTTGTTTTTGAATCTACAGTTTATCCAGGAGTAACTGAAGAAATCTGTGTTCCTATATTAGAAAAAGAATCAGGGTTAATATGTGGGATAGATTTCAAAGTAGGTTATTCTCCAGAAAGAATAAATCCAGGAGATAAAGAACACAGGTTAGAAACTATAGTAAAAGTTGTTTTCGGAATGGATGAAAAATCTTTAGAAGATATAGCAAAAATATATGAAATGATAATAGAAGCAGGAGTATACAGAGCAGAAAGTATAAAAGTAGCAGAAGCAGCTAAAGTAATTGAAAATTCACAAAGAGATATAAACATAGCTTTTATGAATGAACTTTCTATAATCTTCGAAAAAATTGGAATAGATACCAAGGCTGTATTAAAAGCTGCTGGAACAAAATGGAATTTTTTAAATTTCACTCCTGGTTTAGTTGGAGGGCATTGTATTGGGGTAGATCCTTATTATTTGACTTATAAAGCTGAACTAATGGGTT encodes the following:
- a CDS encoding NAD-dependent 4,6-dehydratase LegB, whose product is MKILVTGSEGFIGSHLTELLVEKGFEVKAFVRYNFKNDWGWLENSKYKKDIEIYTGDVRDYDSVYDAMKDVDVVFHLAALIGIPYSYISPLAYIKTNTEGTYNILESGRKLNLKRIIITSTSEIYGTAQYVPIDEEHPYNPQSPYAASKAAADHLALSYYRSFGIPVTIIRPFNTYGPRQSARAVIPTIISQILAGKKQIKLGNLSPTRDLNYVKDIANGFITVGLHENTIGDVYNLGSGQEISIGDLAQKIIELTGKEVEIIGDTQRIRPEKSEVERLLSNAEKAKKVTGWEPKHTLEEGLKETIDWIKDNLHYYKPEIYNV
- a CDS encoding YdcF family protein; its protein translation is MFLGSNISRILQAYDLYEANYSNEIIFTENYIPGEEYLDDNLNYITGAQAAKLLLLDLGVKEEDITFLKDKSANTFDEVVNITNYIENKDYKKVILVTSPYHSRRTSLMFNKSIKKNNLKIETISFPTKYEEFDKTKWYKNRENFNDVISETLKLINFFINEQFKL
- a CDS encoding LegC family aminotransferase — translated: MTKPILLDAPNLGELEKKYLIECIDSTFVSSVGKNIDIFENKFAQYLKAKRAVSTQSGTAAIHLALYELGIGPGDEVIVPVITFIATVNPIKYVGATPVFADVDPETWNIDPKEIENHITERTKAIIPVHLYGNPCDMDKIMEISKKYNIPVIEDATESLGATYKGQFTGTFGELNAFSFNGNKIMTTGGGGMIVTNDENKADHLKFLVNQARDSSKGYYHPEIGFNYRMTNLEASLGLAQFERLPEFLSKKRKFAEIYKEGFKNNDKIIFQKSYAGAESSYWLTSIKIESNKSIPEIQEELKEKGIPTRRVFMPIVEFPPYKEYKKEEYKNAYEIYEKGLNLPGSTVNNYEQVEYI
- a CDS encoding ATP-grasp domain-containing protein, with the protein product MKKILFTSPGRRVELINFFKIQNNFLLYGADYINTSPASFYLEKVFELPFKIDKKYIEKILNICEENNIDLVIPLIDPEIPLLSNYEKEFSKIQTKLLIPNKDICQKSFNKLEMSKEIRKIKVKQPKTISMNDIEKLENINTENIIIKPKTGSSSKNVFKLKKDVVKDFIKLMDFCLDDFIIQEHINYEFEVTVDVFSDFEGNIVEMCQRKRLKTRGGEVERAVTMKDKKLAKIVEKISKELKINSIFNIQFLYSNNNYYFLEINPRFGGGYPLSHKSGANFIENINNFIENKPYNYYKSSRYIDNYYMLRYDNAIYTKELKKLC
- a CDS encoding HAD family hydrolase, with the protein product MLKMVGFDLDDTLYYHWSFEKQIFYKISIVVEKKYGINREKYFENLKSLFFQKNKYRTFDYALKNLVHEIPEDWDNFVKDMILPIYRNFKPKDKLEKIEENFKIMLDYYTKKIPLFLVTNGNVNVQKNKIDKLEIASYFDEILISDFFGKEYRKPNTYMFSYILEKYNLNPNEVIYYGDDEKIDSCSEILGIKFINISKDISKDRRKF
- a CDS encoding NeuD/PglB/VioB family sugar acetyltransferase; the encoded protein is MEYTDDQLEDLYKKGYKNAFVSIGKVEINEHRKKLFNKIKNMGFNTPVIISKSANVSRYSEIGEGTLIVKNIVINPGTQIGKNCIINTGSIIEHDCIIEDNVHIGPGAILSGGTHIGKNSFIGTGAIIIQNINISQDTLIGAGGVVVKDINKPGVYVGNPAKGIK
- a CDS encoding glycosyltransferase family 4 protein, which codes for MAKILILTNTIEGLYNFRYELLERLINEEFEIYFSIPESKNDTKVKKLIELGCNYIETNLDRRSINPFKDLNLVKQYEKIVKKIRPNIITSYTIKPNIYGSYVAKKYKIPIIINVTGLGSGFNNNNTKWLVERMYKYACKNAYTIFFQNESNYNYFIENKITKKDKSKIIPGSGVNLEKFKPMEKTKEDGIVRFLFMGRIMKEKGIEEYLKAAEYIADKYSNVEFQILGRFEEEKYKEIILNNNNSKIKYLGVSYDVRNEIKEIDCIINPTYHEGMSNVLLEGAAMAKPLLSSNIPGCREIVDNGVNGYLFEPKMETSLIKTIEKFLSQNESDRIKMGIASRQKVERSFDRNLVIDIYLEEIAKILKSKKERIFPNV
- a CDS encoding NAD-dependent epimerase/dehydratase family protein, which translates into the protein MSNVLITGGAGFIGYHFSKKLSNNNFSTIILDNLDDYYDIHYKLNRLSFLGIDTSKIEYGNEIISKTYPKLKFIKGDVNDQELIEDIFSKNEIEYVVHMAARSGARGSFSNPHEYIKDNIEGTANILRVCGKHNIKHFVFTSSSSVYGSKNDENIESAKLKPISLYGASKLSAEIISETYSKSKDLPVTVCRLFSVYGPLGRPDGFIFKSIESIKNDISIELFNSGEMWRDFIYVNDVIEILFRILLSKPENNFKVYDIGTGVATKITDIIQILEKILGKKAKIRNVSGDKSENTITKAHKELMFKELDIQKITDIERNLRDFLKEENL
- a CDS encoding GDP-mannose 4,6-dehydratase, with translation MIENYKPLDKNKRYLITGVAGFIGFHLAKRLLDEDCFVIGLDNLNHYYDVNLKKDRLNIIKQYNKFKFYYADLQDKQTLEKIFKENKIEKFIILPEEEKQKISKNSRKKV
- a CDS encoding nucleotide sugar dehydrogenase translates to MNLYEKIKNKEEKISVIGLGYVGIPLAISFAKVADVVGFDISESKVKKYLEGIDVTKEVGNEAIKNTTAKFTSKEKEIQKCKFHVVAVPTPINKDKTPDLKPLVEASKTVGKNLTKGSIVVFESTVYPGVTEEICVPILEKESGLICGIDFKVGYSPERINPGDKEHRLETIVKVVFGMDEKSLEDIAKIYEMIIEAGVYRAESIKVAEAAKVIENSQRDINIAFMNELSIIFEKIGIDTKAVLKAAGTKWNFLNFTPGLVGGHCIGVDPYYLTYKAELMGYHSQIILAGRKINDNMGKYVAEQTIKKLIKADRQIKGSKVAIYGVTFKENCPDVRNTKVVDIIDELKEYGVETMVYDPEADKEDLEREYGIKLNEEKNINNIDAVILAVPHDIFKEIDLKQLKEKFSNSKYVLIDVKGLFDRKEAEKENYIYWRL